A segment of the Campylobacter vulpis genome:
ATTTATAGGCTTTTTTCATATGAGAAAAAATAATGTCTTTATTATAAATGCTTATATTCATTTTATGTTTTGGTAACATTTCTATAAAGACACTTAGATTATAATCTTGTGCTTTTGATTGAACTGGGATAAGCATATCTTCTAAAAGTTCGATTCTGTATTGAGTCAAGGCTTTGCCGTGCATCACATAAACTTTCATTGTTTCAGAACTAAGCTTTGGCTCAAAACGACTATCTTTACCTTTTTGTTGATATTCTTTTATGGTGCTTAGACGAATCTGCTTTTGGTTTTTTTCTTGTTTTTTCTCTTCTTTTACATTTTGCTTAGACTCTTTCTTTGTATCTTTTACTTCTTTAATGACTTGTTTTGGCTGTTCGTTTGGCTTTTTATTTTCTTCTTGTTTTGTGAGTTTAGGCTCTTCTTTGCTTTTTTCCTGTTTGATTGTGTGATTGAAATCTACTTGTGTTTGTGTTGGCAAAATAGGGCTTAAACTAGTATTTGTCTCTTGAACAAAATTTTGTTCTTTTTGTTGTGGCTCTTGTGGGAGAATTTGCTGTTGGATTTGATTTGTAGGATTTTGATTGACCGTGCTGCTTGTATCACGCTCAAAAAGATAATAATAAGTCCCTCCAAGTGCTAATATTAAAGCGACTAAGATAGCTATTAAGATAGAAAAAACCTTAGCATTCATTTCTTTTCCTTAAATTTAAATAAAATAAAACCTGCATTATACAATAAGAAAGTCAAAATTTCATTTTTTAAGCAATTTTTTTTTACAATTACGCCTTTTATTTAAGGATAGCGATGCCACTTTCTAAACTCAACGAAGAGCAATTAAATGCTGCTAGAGCAAAATTTGGACACAATCTCATTATAGCAAGTGCTGGCACGGGTAAAACTTCTACCATAGTTGCTAGAATAGCTTTTTTATTGCAGCAGGGCATTAGTCCTGAAAGAATTATGCTTTTAACCTTTACGAATAAAGCAAGCAAAGAGATGATAACGCGTCTTTCTCGTTATTTTGATAGTAAAATTACAGGTAAAATTCTAGCAGGCACTTTTCATTCGACTGCATACACTATCTTAAAAAATGCAAATAAAGACATCGCTTTAAAACAAGCAGGAGAGCTTAAAACCCTACTTAAAAGCGTTTATGAAAAGAGAAGATTTTCACATTTAAGCGATGTGAAGCCTTATGCAAGTTCTTATTTGTATGACATTTATTCCCTATTTCAAAATAAAGCACATTGTGAAGAATTTTACACTTGGTTTTGTCAAAATTATAATGAGCAAAGCGTGTATGCTGAAATTTATGAAGATATTTTAAAAGAGTATGATGTGGAAAAAAAGCGTTTTAATTATGTGGATTTTAATGATTTACTTTTAAATTTAAAAGAGCTTTTAAAGACTCAAAAACACGAATTTGATGAAATTTTAGTTGATGAGTATCAAGATACAAATACTTTACAAAGCTCACTTATCGAAGCATTTGAAAGCAAAAGTTTATTTTGCGTGGGAGATTATGATCAAAGCATTTATGCTTTTAATGGTGCTGATATTAACATTATAGGAGGATTTAAAGAGCGTTTTATGGACGCACAAATTTTTTCACTCAATAAAAATTACCGCTCTTCAAAAAGTATTTTAGCCCTTGCAAATAAAGTTATCTTAAATAATGAAAGACTTTATCCAAAAGAGCTTATCGTAACGCGTCAAGATGAATTTAAGGCACCTAGTTTGCTCATTTTTGATGAATTGTTTTCTCAATATCAAAATATCGCTAAAATGATATATACAAGTGGGATAAACTTGGAAGAAATCGCTGTGATTTTTCGCAATAATTCAAGTGCCGATGGCATGGAAGTAGCTTTAAGGGAACGAGGGATTGCGAGTGTAAGAAAGGGGAGCGGGAGCTTTTTTGAAAGTTTAGAAATTAAAGCATTTTGTGCGATGTTAGCCCTAGTTGTCAATCCTAAAGATATTATGGCTTTTATTCATCTTATACAATATACTAAAGGCGTGGGTGGGGTTTTGGCAAAAGATATTTTTGATGCACTTTTAAAGCTTGGAGATGGAAATTTGATTAAGGGTTTTTTAGAGCCTGATAAAAGTGTAAGTTTGAAAAATTATCAAAAAAGAAATTATGAACTTGGACTTTTTGCTGATTTAGATGATTTGGCAAGCGAAAAGCGTTTTGATTTTGAAAGTGAATTTTACGCACACCCCATTTTAAAACTCTCTAAAATTAATGAAAATTGTGCGAAAAATTTAGAAAAAATTTATTTTTTTCTTAAAGAAGTTGAGCATAAAAAGCATTCTTTAGAAGTGTTAAATTGTATTTTTAATAATGAATTTTTTAAAGAAATTTGTGAAGAGCTTGCAACAAAAAGGGCAACAAATAAAGCAGGACAAGTCGATGTGCTAAGAAAAGGTGAGAATTT
Coding sequences within it:
- a CDS encoding ATP-dependent helicase; amino-acid sequence: MPLSKLNEEQLNAARAKFGHNLIIASAGTGKTSTIVARIAFLLQQGISPERIMLLTFTNKASKEMITRLSRYFDSKITGKILAGTFHSTAYTILKNANKDIALKQAGELKTLLKSVYEKRRFSHLSDVKPYASSYLYDIYSLFQNKAHCEEFYTWFCQNYNEQSVYAEIYEDILKEYDVEKKRFNYVDFNDLLLNLKELLKTQKHEFDEILVDEYQDTNTLQSSLIEAFESKSLFCVGDYDQSIYAFNGADINIIGGFKERFMDAQIFSLNKNYRSSKSILALANKVILNNERLYPKELIVTRQDEFKAPSLLIFDELFSQYQNIAKMIYTSGINLEEIAVIFRNNSSADGMEVALRERGIASVRKGSGSFFESLEIKAFCAMLALVVNPKDIMAFIHLIQYTKGVGGVLAKDIFDALLKLGDGNLIKGFLEPDKSVSLKNYQKRNYELGLFADLDDLASEKRFDFESEFYAHPILKLSKINENCAKNLEKIYFFLKEVEHKKHSLEVLNCIFNNEFFKEICEELATKRATNKAGQVDVLRKGENLKKIEAKFGVLKEFAKNYNDIYKYYNFLTLGSSEMSSGRGVNLLSVHASKGLEFDLVFVVDLAQNRFPNQKLMAMGGSLEEERRLFYVAVTRAKNILYLSYAKYDKDKKTHYKPSCFLIEAGLCKEEY